One Streptomyces sp. V4I8 genomic window carries:
- a CDS encoding extracellular solute-binding protein produces MRRGIAATALVASLALAATACGGGDDSGGDSSGPVTITWWDTSNATNEAPTYQALVKEFEAANKDIKVKYVNVPFDQAQNKFDTAAGSKGAPDILRSEVGWTPAFAKKSYFLPLDGTEALADQAKFQPSLIEQAKYEGKTYGVPFTTDTLAFVYNKALFKKAGVEAPKTWDDLKKAAATIKDKTGVDGYWGSTQAYYAQTFLYGEGTDTVDADAKKITVNSAAAKKGYGTWLSLFDGKGLHKADTTADAYAHIQEAFVSGKVAAIMQGPWEITNFYKGSAFKDKANLGIATVPAGSSGKAGAPTGGHNLSVYAGSDEAHQKAALKFVNFMTSAKAQETIALKNNTLPTRDDAYTAEVKADPGIAGYQGVLAAAQPRPALPEYSSLWGPLDTELLKVAGGKESLDKGLSTAETSIAKLVPDFSK; encoded by the coding sequence ATGCGGCGTGGCATAGCGGCCACCGCGCTGGTGGCGTCCCTCGCCCTCGCGGCGACGGCCTGCGGCGGCGGGGACGACAGCGGTGGCGACTCGAGCGGTCCGGTCACCATCACCTGGTGGGACACGTCCAACGCCACCAATGAGGCGCCGACGTACCAGGCCCTGGTCAAGGAGTTCGAGGCCGCCAACAAGGACATCAAGGTCAAGTACGTCAACGTCCCCTTCGACCAGGCGCAGAACAAGTTCGACACCGCCGCCGGTTCCAAGGGCGCCCCGGACATCCTGCGCTCCGAGGTCGGCTGGACCCCCGCCTTCGCCAAGAAGAGCTACTTCCTGCCGCTGGACGGCACCGAGGCCCTCGCCGACCAGGCGAAGTTCCAGCCCAGCCTGATCGAGCAGGCGAAGTACGAGGGCAAGACGTACGGCGTTCCGTTCACCACGGACACCCTGGCCTTCGTATACAACAAGGCCCTGTTCAAGAAGGCCGGCGTCGAGGCCCCCAAGACCTGGGACGATCTGAAGAAGGCCGCCGCGACGATCAAGGACAAGACCGGCGTCGACGGCTACTGGGGCTCCACTCAGGCCTACTACGCCCAGACGTTCCTCTACGGCGAGGGCACCGACACCGTCGACGCCGACGCCAAGAAGATCACCGTCAACTCGGCCGCGGCCAAGAAGGGCTACGGCACCTGGCTGAGCCTCTTCGACGGCAAGGGCCTGCACAAGGCCGACACCACCGCCGACGCCTACGCCCACATCCAGGAGGCGTTCGTCAGCGGCAAGGTCGCCGCGATCATGCAGGGCCCGTGGGAGATCACCAACTTCTACAAGGGCTCCGCGTTCAAGGACAAGGCCAACCTCGGTATCGCCACCGTCCCGGCCGGTTCCAGCGGCAAGGCGGGCGCCCCGACCGGTGGTCACAACCTGTCGGTCTACGCCGGCTCCGACGAGGCGCACCAGAAGGCCGCGCTGAAGTTCGTGAACTTCATGACCTCGGCGAAGGCCCAGGAGACCATCGCCCTGAAGAACAACACGCTGCCCACCCGTGACGACGCCTACACCGCCGAGGTCAAGGCCGACCCGGGCATCGCCGGCTACCAGGGCGTCCTCGCCGCCGCCCAGCCGCGCCCGGCCCTGCCCGAGTACAGCTCCCTGTGGGGCCCGCTGGACACCGAGCTGCTGAAGGTCGCCGGGGGCAAGGAGTCCCTGGACAAGGGTCTGAGCACCGCCGAGACCTCCATCGCCAAGCTGGTCCCGGACTTCAGCAAGTGA
- a CDS encoding LacI family DNA-binding transcriptional regulator has translation MTTRLADIAAQAGVSEATVSRVLNGKPGVAATTRQSVLAALDVLGYERPVRLRQRSEGLVGLITPELENPIFPALAQVIGQALTRQGYTPVLATQTPGGSTEDELTEMLVDRGVAGIIYVSGLHADTTADMQRYERLRAQGVPFVLVDGFSPKVQAPFISPDDRAAMTLSVTHLASLGHTRIGLALGPKRFVPVQRKIEGFVRSMQDQLNLPTDTIETDLVQHSLYTLEGGQAAATALIDRGCTAIVCASDMMALGAIRAARQLGLEVPKDISVVGFDDSPLIAFTDPPLTTVRKPVPAMGQAAVRTLLEEIGGTPAPHSEFVFMPELVVRGSTASAPGNRHNP, from the coding sequence GTGACCACACGGCTTGCCGACATCGCTGCTCAGGCGGGGGTGAGCGAAGCGACCGTCAGCCGAGTCCTCAACGGCAAGCCGGGCGTCGCCGCCACCACCCGCCAGTCCGTGCTGGCCGCACTCGACGTGCTCGGCTACGAGCGCCCGGTGCGGTTGCGGCAACGCAGCGAGGGCCTGGTGGGCCTGATCACCCCGGAGCTGGAGAACCCGATATTCCCGGCCCTGGCCCAGGTCATCGGCCAGGCACTGACCAGACAGGGCTACACCCCCGTCCTGGCCACGCAGACGCCGGGCGGCTCCACCGAGGACGAGCTCACCGAGATGCTCGTCGACCGCGGTGTGGCCGGCATCATCTACGTCTCCGGCCTGCACGCGGACACCACCGCCGACATGCAGCGCTACGAGCGCCTGCGCGCCCAGGGCGTCCCCTTCGTCCTGGTCGACGGCTTCTCCCCCAAGGTCCAGGCGCCCTTCATCTCCCCCGACGACCGCGCCGCGATGACCCTGTCGGTCACCCACCTCGCCTCTCTCGGCCACACCCGCATCGGCCTCGCGCTGGGCCCCAAGCGCTTCGTCCCCGTCCAGCGCAAGATCGAGGGCTTCGTCCGCTCGATGCAGGACCAGCTGAACCTGCCCACGGACACCATCGAGACGGACCTGGTCCAGCACTCCCTCTACACCCTGGAGGGCGGCCAGGCAGCGGCAACGGCCCTCATCGACCGCGGCTGCACCGCGATCGTCTGCGCCAGCGACATGATGGCGCTGGGCGCGATACGCGCGGCCCGGCAGCTCGGCCTGGAGGTACCGAAGGACATCTCGGTCGTGGGCTTCGACGACTCCCCCCTGATCGCCTTCACCGACCCACCCCTCACCACCGTCCGCAAGCCGGTCCCGGCGATGGGCCAGGCCGCGGTACGCACGCTCCTCGAGGAGATCGGCGGGACTCCGGCCCCCCACAGCGAGTTCGTGTTCATGCCGGAACTCGTGGTGCGCGGTTCGACGGCATCGGCGCCAGGGAACAGGCACAACCCCTGA
- a CDS encoding phosphatase PAP2 family protein, producing MGDTTVTTLEGREAAIPPPVADETGRGPLRRLRTPRRPRLWFEILLIAVSYWTYSLIRNAVPEQKSEALQNADWLWKLEHHLGIAVEESINHTVNSVTWLIVGMNYYYATLHFIITLAVLVWLYRSHPGRYAATRLVLFATTGVALIGYYLYPLAPPRLMTNTAFIDTVLVHDTWGSMASGDLKNMSNQYAAMPSMHIGWSVWSGLTIFALARTPWIRVLGLLYPTATLLVIVATANHFWLDAVGGLLCLAFGYTVARLWYGKLPHALPRRVAQPHTHPHPPTAARGRAGECPPAAAGVNAEHSSEEPNRPTEEGHPPARPRPTTHA from the coding sequence ATGGGTGACACGACCGTGACGACACTGGAAGGCCGGGAAGCGGCCATTCCGCCTCCCGTCGCGGACGAGACGGGGCGGGGCCCCCTGCGCCGCCTGCGCACCCCCCGCCGCCCTCGCCTCTGGTTCGAGATCCTGCTCATCGCGGTGAGTTACTGGACGTACTCGCTCATCCGCAACGCCGTCCCGGAACAGAAGTCCGAGGCACTCCAGAACGCCGACTGGCTCTGGAAGCTGGAGCACCACCTCGGCATCGCGGTCGAGGAGTCGATCAACCACACCGTCAACTCGGTGACTTGGCTCATCGTCGGCATGAACTACTACTACGCGACGCTGCACTTCATCATCACCCTGGCCGTCCTGGTCTGGCTCTACCGCAGCCACCCCGGCCGCTACGCGGCGACCCGCCTGGTCCTGTTCGCCACCACAGGCGTGGCCCTGATCGGTTACTACCTGTATCCGCTCGCTCCCCCACGCCTGATGACCAACACCGCCTTCATCGACACGGTCCTGGTCCACGACACCTGGGGTTCGATGGCCTCGGGCGACCTGAAGAACATGTCGAACCAGTACGCCGCGATGCCTTCCATGCACATCGGCTGGTCCGTCTGGTCCGGCCTCACGATCTTCGCCCTGGCGAGAACCCCCTGGATCCGAGTCCTGGGCCTGCTCTACCCCACGGCGACCCTCCTGGTGATCGTGGCGACGGCCAACCACTTCTGGCTCGACGCGGTAGGGGGCCTCCTCTGCCTGGCCTTCGGCTACACCGTGGCCCGCCTCTGGTACGGAAAGCTCCCCCACGCCCTCCCCAGGCGAGTGGCGCAACCACACACGCACCCGCACCCGCCCACGGCGGCAAGGGGACGTGCCGGGGAGTGTCCGCCCGCAGCGGCGGGCGTCAACGCCGAGCACTCCTCCGAGGAACCGAACCGCCCGACCGAGGAGGGACACCCCCCGGCGCGGCCCCGCCCCACGACCCACGCGTAG
- a CDS encoding bifunctional [glutamine synthetase] adenylyltransferase/[glutamine synthetase]-adenylyl-L-tyrosine phosphorylase codes for MTAPGRRSSTFTRLLRHGFTDPSAADRLLDSPELAPIKNDPVLLEALGATADPDLALHGFVRLLEAQPGPAAQRELLDTVIAAKPLRDRLLGVLGASAALADHLAKHSGDWQALVMYEPRDLHPEVEEFEQGLAEATDPVSLRVAYRRCLLSIAARDVCGTTDVSQTAAELADLATATLRAALAIARAAAPEDAAQCRLSVIAMGKCGGHELNYVSDVDVIFVGETADGADEGKALRSATKLAAHMMRICSETTVEGSIWPVDANLRPEGRNGPLVRTLSSHLAYYQRWAKTWEFQALLKARPVAGDIELGEEYVAALEPLVWKAAERENFVADVQKMRRRVVENIPVAELDRQLKLGPGGLRDVEFAVQLLQLVHGRDDVSLRSGTTLDALQALAAGGYVGRADAAQLDDAYRFLRSMEHRIQLYRLRRTHLVPEDDADLRRIGRSLGLRVDPVAELNREWKRHASVVRRLHEKLFYRPLLDAVAQLAPGEARLSAGAARERLIALGYADPAAALRHLEALASGVTRKAAIQRTLLPVLLGWFAESADPDAGLLNFRKVSDALGKTPWYLRLLRDEGAAAENLARVLSAGRLVPDLLMRAPEAVALLGDGDGGSGLEPRSRQHLEQEILAAVRRADGAAQAVTAARGVRRRELFRTAAVDVVDSYGTETKPAEADQGALVDRVGAAVSDLTAATLAGTLRAVVREGWGDTLPTRFTIIGMGRFGGQELGYGSDADVLFVHEPREGVDEHEAAVAANRVVEEMRRLLQIPSADPPLLIDADLRPEGKSGPLVRTLKSYGAYYRRWSLVWESQALLRAVPVAGDDELGRRFIELIDPLRYPADGLGDDAVREIRRLKARMESERLPRGSDPKLHTKLGPGGLSDVEWTVQLLQLQHGRAEAGLRTTRTRKALAAACSAGLIPEEEAAILDEAWVLASRVRNAVMLVRGRAGDTFPSDSRELAAVGRYLGYEPGHVGDMLDAYRRTARRARGVVEELFYGG; via the coding sequence ATGACGGCGCCGGGGCGCAGGAGCAGTACCTTCACGCGGCTGCTGCGGCACGGATTCACCGACCCGTCGGCCGCAGACCGGCTGCTGGACAGCCCCGAGCTCGCGCCGATCAAGAACGACCCGGTGCTGCTGGAGGCCCTGGGCGCCACCGCCGACCCCGACCTGGCCCTGCACGGCTTCGTCCGGCTGCTCGAAGCGCAGCCCGGCCCCGCCGCCCAGCGGGAACTGCTCGACACGGTGATAGCGGCCAAGCCCCTGCGCGACCGGCTGCTCGGCGTGCTCGGCGCCTCCGCCGCCCTCGCCGACCACCTCGCCAAGCACTCCGGCGACTGGCAGGCGCTGGTCATGTACGAGCCGCGGGATCTGCACCCCGAGGTGGAGGAGTTCGAGCAGGGCCTCGCCGAGGCCACCGACCCGGTCTCCCTGCGCGTCGCCTACCGGCGCTGTCTGCTGTCCATCGCCGCGCGCGACGTGTGCGGCACCACCGACGTGTCCCAGACCGCCGCCGAGCTCGCCGACCTCGCCACCGCGACCCTGCGCGCCGCCCTCGCCATCGCCCGCGCCGCCGCCCCGGAGGACGCCGCTCAGTGCCGCCTCTCGGTGATCGCGATGGGCAAGTGCGGGGGCCATGAGCTCAATTACGTCTCCGACGTCGACGTCATCTTCGTCGGGGAGACCGCCGACGGCGCCGACGAGGGCAAAGCGCTGCGGTCGGCCACCAAGCTCGCCGCGCACATGATGCGGATCTGCTCCGAGACGACCGTCGAGGGGTCGATCTGGCCCGTCGACGCCAATCTGCGGCCCGAGGGCAGGAACGGTCCTCTGGTCCGCACTCTCAGCAGCCACCTCGCCTACTACCAGCGCTGGGCCAAGACCTGGGAGTTCCAGGCACTGCTCAAGGCGCGCCCGGTGGCGGGCGACATCGAGCTGGGCGAGGAGTACGTCGCCGCGCTGGAACCCCTGGTGTGGAAGGCCGCCGAGCGGGAGAACTTCGTCGCTGACGTGCAGAAGATGCGCCGCCGGGTCGTGGAGAACATTCCGGTGGCGGAGCTGGACCGCCAGCTCAAGCTCGGCCCCGGTGGGCTCCGGGACGTCGAATTCGCCGTACAGCTCCTGCAGTTGGTGCACGGGCGGGACGACGTGTCCCTGCGCAGCGGCACCACCCTGGACGCCCTCCAGGCGCTCGCCGCGGGGGGTTACGTCGGCCGTGCCGACGCCGCACAGCTCGACGACGCGTATCGCTTCCTGCGGTCCATGGAGCACCGCATCCAGCTCTACCGGCTGCGGCGTACGCACCTGGTGCCGGAGGACGACGCCGACCTGCGGCGCATCGGCCGCTCGCTCGGCCTGCGCGTCGATCCGGTCGCCGAGCTGAACCGCGAGTGGAAGCGCCACGCGAGTGTCGTACGGCGTCTGCACGAGAAGCTCTTCTACCGGCCGCTGCTCGATGCCGTCGCCCAACTCGCCCCGGGCGAGGCACGGTTGAGTGCCGGGGCGGCCCGCGAGCGGCTGATCGCGCTCGGGTACGCCGATCCGGCCGCCGCGCTCAGGCATCTGGAGGCGCTCGCCTCCGGGGTGACCCGGAAGGCGGCGATCCAACGCACACTGCTGCCCGTGCTGTTGGGGTGGTTCGCGGAATCGGCCGATCCGGACGCGGGTCTGCTGAACTTCCGGAAAGTGTCGGACGCGCTCGGCAAGACGCCCTGGTATCTGCGGCTGTTGCGGGACGAGGGCGCCGCCGCCGAGAACCTCGCCCGTGTGCTGTCGGCCGGCCGGCTCGTCCCCGATCTGCTGATGCGGGCGCCGGAGGCTGTGGCGCTGCTCGGGGACGGGGACGGCGGGAGTGGGCTCGAGCCGCGGTCGCGGCAGCACCTGGAGCAGGAGATCCTCGCCGCGGTGCGGCGTGCGGACGGTGCCGCGCAGGCGGTCACGGCGGCCCGTGGGGTGCGCCGGCGGGAGCTGTTCCGTACGGCCGCCGTCGATGTCGTCGACTCCTACGGCACCGAGACGAAGCCGGCCGAGGCCGACCAGGGGGCCCTGGTGGACCGGGTCGGGGCGGCGGTGTCCGACCTTACGGCTGCCACGTTGGCGGGGACGCTGCGGGCGGTGGTGCGGGAGGGGTGGGGCGATACCCTGCCCACCCGGTTCACGATCATCGGCATGGGGCGGTTCGGGGGGCAGGAACTGGGATACGGCAGTGACGCCGATGTTCTGTTCGTGCACGAGCCGCGGGAGGGCGTCGACGAACACGAGGCCGCGGTGGCGGCGAACCGGGTCGTCGAGGAGATGCGCCGGCTGCTGCAGATTCCCAGCGCGGATCCGCCGCTGTTGATCGACGCGGATCTGCGGCCGGAGGGGAAGTCGGGGCCGCTGGTTCGTACGCTGAAGTCGTACGGGGCGTACTACCGCCGGTGGTCGTTGGTATGGGAGTCGCAGGCGCTGCTGCGGGCCGTGCCGGTGGCGGGGGACGACGAGCTGGGGCGTCGCTTCATCGAGCTGATCGATCCGCTGCGGTATCCGGCTGACGGGCTGGGGGACGATGCCGTGCGGGAGATCCGGCGGCTGAAGGCCCGTATGGAGTCCGAGCGGCTGCCGCGGGGGTCCGATCCCAAGCTGCACACCAAACTCGGTCCCGGAGGGCTGTCCGACGTGGAGTGGACGGTGCAGCTTCTTCAGCTGCAGCACGGGCGGGCTGAAGCCGGGCTGCGGACGACGCGTACTCGGAAGGCTCTCGCCGCCGCCTGTTCGGCGGGGCTGATCCCGGAGGAGGAGGCGGCGATCCTGGACGAGGCGTGGGTGCTGGCCAGTCGGGTGCGCAATGCGGTGATGCTGGTGCGGGGGCGGGCCGGGGACACGTTTCCGTCGGACAGCCGGGAGCTGGCGGCGGTGGGGCGGTATCTGGGGTACGAGCCCGGGCACGTGGGGGACATGCTGGATGCGTATCGGCGTACCGCGCGGCGGGCTCGGGGTGTGGTGGAGGAGCTGTTCTACGGGGGATGA
- a CDS encoding pyridoxamine 5'-phosphate oxidase family protein, translating to MTDNQPQTRLDARYSDGTATAVPWAEAEKLLAEAELFWISTVRPDGRPHVTPLPAVWSEGALHFCTGPEERKARNLAGNPNLVLTTGTNTWDKGYDLVIEGEAVRITDDTRLRELAAGWETKYGSFWHFDVADGCFQHGAGHAYVYSVAPRTVFGFGKGEPFSQTRWRFSMEDQ from the coding sequence ATGACCGACAACCAACCACAGACCCGGCTGGACGCGCGCTACAGCGACGGGACGGCCACGGCCGTCCCGTGGGCCGAGGCCGAGAAGCTGCTGGCCGAGGCCGAGCTGTTCTGGATCTCCACGGTGCGGCCGGACGGGCGGCCGCATGTGACTCCGCTGCCGGCGGTCTGGTCGGAGGGCGCGCTGCACTTCTGCACGGGCCCGGAGGAGCGCAAGGCGAGGAACCTGGCCGGAAACCCGAACCTCGTCCTGACGACCGGCACGAACACCTGGGACAAGGGCTACGACCTGGTGATCGAGGGGGAGGCGGTACGGATCACCGACGACACCCGTCTACGCGAACTGGCCGCCGGGTGGGAGACGAAGTACGGCAGCTTCTGGCACTTCGACGTGGCGGACGGCTGTTTCCAGCACGGTGCGGGACACGCCTACGTCTACTCGGTGGCGCCGCGCACGGTTTTCGGCTTCGGTAAGGGTGAGCCGTTCAGCCAGACCCGCTGGCGATTCTCCATGGAGGACCAGTAA
- a CDS encoding VOC family protein yields MDFTLEVIPLPVSDIDRARDFYRDKVGFHVDIDQEVMPGMRIVQLTPPGSGCSIALGDSIWDLTKGETVPEPGSYQGLQLCVADIKAAHAELVERGLEVSEPVQYSPDDGATFMYFKDPDGNGWSIQEYRRRATEPLHEVLSKSAGQ; encoded by the coding sequence ATGGACTTCACCCTCGAAGTGATCCCGCTGCCCGTGAGCGACATCGACCGGGCCCGCGACTTCTACCGGGACAAGGTCGGCTTCCACGTCGACATCGACCAGGAGGTCATGCCGGGCATGCGCATCGTCCAGCTGACCCCTCCGGGCTCCGGCTGTTCGATCGCCCTCGGCGACAGCATCTGGGACCTGACCAAGGGCGAGACCGTCCCCGAGCCCGGCTCCTACCAGGGCCTCCAGCTCTGCGTCGCCGACATCAAGGCGGCCCACGCGGAACTGGTGGAGCGCGGCCTGGAGGTCTCCGAGCCCGTGCAGTACTCCCCCGACGACGGCGCCACGTTCATGTACTTCAAGGACCCGGACGGCAACGGCTGGTCCATCCAGGAGTACCGGCGCAGGGCTACGGAGCCGCTGCACGAGGTCCTGTCCAAGTCGGCGGGCCAGTAG
- the glnA gene encoding type I glutamate--ammonia ligase, which translates to MDKQQEFVLRTLEERDIRFVRLWFTDVLGFLKSVAVAPAELEQAFDEGIGFDGSAIEGFARVYESDMIAKPDPSTFQILPWRAEAPGTARMFCDILMPDGSPSFADPRYVLKRALARTSDLGFTFYTHPEIEFFLLKDRPLDGSRPTPADNSGYFDHTPQNIGMDFRRQAITMLESMGISVEFSHHEGAPGQQEIDLRYADALSTADNIMTFRLVMKQVALEQGVQATFMPKPFSEHPGSGMHTHLSLFEGDRNAFYESGSEYQLSKVGRSFIAGLLRHAAEISAVTNQWVNSYKRIWGGSERTAGAGGEAPSYICWGHNNRSALVRVPMYKPGKTGSARVEVRSLDSGANPYLAYAVLLAAGLKGIEEGYELPPGAEDDVWALSNAERRAMGIEPLPQNLGEALTLMENSDLVAETLGEHVFDFFLRNKRQEWEEYRSEVTAFELRKNLPVL; encoded by the coding sequence ATGGACAAGCAGCAGGAGTTCGTGCTCCGGACGTTGGAGGAGCGCGACATCCGGTTCGTACGCCTGTGGTTCACGGACGTGCTGGGCTTCCTCAAGTCCGTGGCCGTGGCCCCCGCCGAGCTGGAGCAGGCCTTCGACGAGGGCATCGGCTTCGACGGCTCGGCGATCGAGGGCTTCGCCCGCGTATACGAGTCCGACATGATCGCCAAGCCGGACCCGTCGACCTTCCAGATCCTGCCCTGGCGCGCCGAGGCCCCCGGCACGGCCCGCATGTTCTGCGACATCCTCATGCCGGACGGCTCCCCGTCCTTCGCGGACCCGCGGTACGTGCTCAAGCGCGCCCTGGCCCGCACCTCCGACCTGGGTTTCACCTTCTACACCCACCCGGAGATCGAGTTCTTCCTCCTGAAGGACCGCCCGCTGGACGGCTCGCGCCCCACCCCGGCCGACAACTCCGGCTACTTCGACCACACCCCGCAGAACATCGGCATGGACTTCCGCCGCCAGGCGATCACCATGCTGGAGTCGATGGGCATCTCGGTCGAGTTCTCCCACCACGAGGGCGCCCCGGGCCAGCAGGAGATCGACCTGCGCTACGCCGACGCCCTCTCCACGGCGGACAACATCATGACGTTCCGCCTGGTCATGAAGCAGGTGGCGCTGGAGCAGGGCGTCCAGGCGACCTTCATGCCGAAGCCGTTCTCCGAGCACCCCGGCTCGGGCATGCACACACACCTCTCCCTCTTCGAGGGCGACCGCAACGCGTTCTACGAGTCCGGCTCGGAGTACCAGCTCTCCAAGGTCGGCCGCTCCTTCATCGCGGGCCTGCTGCGGCACGCCGCGGAGATCTCCGCCGTCACCAACCAGTGGGTGAACTCCTACAAGCGCATCTGGGGCGGCTCCGAGCGCACCGCGGGCGCCGGCGGCGAGGCCCCCTCCTACATCTGCTGGGGCCACAACAACCGCTCGGCCCTCGTCCGCGTCCCGATGTACAAGCCCGGCAAGACCGGTTCGGCCCGCGTCGAGGTCCGCTCCCTGGACTCCGGCGCCAACCCCTACCTGGCGTACGCCGTCCTGCTGGCCGCCGGCCTCAAGGGCATCGAGGAGGGCTACGAACTCCCGCCCGGCGCCGAGGACGACGTCTGGGCCCTCTCCAACGCCGAGCGCCGCGCGATGGGCATCGAGCCCCTCCCACAGAACCTCGGCGAGGCCCTCACCCTCATGGAGAACAGCGACCTGGTCGCCGAGACACTCGGCGAGCACGTCTTCGACTTCTTCCTGCGCAACAAGCGGCAGGAGTGGGAGGAGTACCGCAGCGAGGTCACCGCGTTCGAGCTGCGGAAGAACCTGCCGGTTCTCTAG